The genomic segment cacacacacacacacacacacttaccccCGGGGCGTTCATGGTTGCGATCAGTGTGCAGCAACATTGCGATGGGCATTCCAACATTTTTGGAGCGACCAGCGACCAGCACATTCTTTCCCACCGTCTCAATAcctgcacagacacatttttcagGGGAAAATAGGTTTAATAACTGATGCATGACTGACTGCACTGCTCAGCTGAGACAAAGGTGTGCAAGGAGCAAAATTGTTTGATaaacacaaaattaaattaataaaaatatcatTAAGAGAGCCTGGAGCAGTACTTCACCTTTGACTGATCACATAGACACATGGTGGGAGGTTATTCTGCCAGTTGCACCACAAACTGGCTCCACAATGTCTGTGACAATTACTACATCTATTGTCGGCTGACACAAAAGCCATTAAAGTGATTGATAGCTGGGGGACAGGTATGTGTATATTAGACAGACACCGCAGTTGATAAAGTTCATATCAAATATATGAATGTTGTCCATTCGTGTTGTCAATTGACAAAAAGTCTATGAaacttgatttttttcccaatgCTTTAATCTCTTTTTTCAGGTGTGGTAGGATATCCTACCTTAGGCACCTAATTTCATTACTATGCATACTGCCTGGAGTCTTTGAAACACCCTGAGCATTCAGATGGACAAGTAGATTACACTGCAGGATTTGCTTTGCTGGAGGGAACATCACAAACTATCTTAGCTTGACAGTCAACACTGCCTCTACTCCTCCTTGTCCAAAAAGCCCAGTGTGTCCATGTAGTGCGGagactgagtgagagagaaaaacctTCACCCTCCCATCCTCAACATATTCTTAAAAAGGGACAACAGGGACTAAGCCGCTTCAACACTGTCTCGTATGGGAAAAGCAAAAATTCTCTGATAGCTGATAGTGAAAACAGCCATCAGGGTCTCCTGCTCCTCCATAGAGGGCACTTATCATTaacaccatcaccatcatcaacacTGCATACAAAAAGCCTCCAACATTGTCAAGGACACTCCCCACACTCTCACTGACTCTTTCTCCCTGCTTTCTGGAAGGGGGTACAAAGCCATCTAAACTTTTACTGCCAGACTATGTAAAAACTTTTCCATTTTGATTGAAGGTTTAGCTCTGCTTGTACATGAACAACAGCACCCTCTACCTGGTTTGATGAGTAAAGCAACAAAGGAGTTACTTCACATGGAAACCAGTTTTCTCacattataatttttttttccatgtagCATTTCTTTAATTTTTGCATGTACAGTCAGAATCTAAATCACCTCACATTCGGCCTAAGTTCTTAATTTCCACAATATTTACACGCTTACTTGTGATGTAAGTTTGGTCCAGTGCATTTACACAGTGGACAGATTTGAGGTGTAAGTGGGAAAATTATTGTTAGGCGCCATCTTGTGgtacagacatgaaagacaGACATGCTCCACCCTTCGTCTCCTGAGatgacttttaaaaatgttgtaattgAAGATCAAACGTGCTGAGGTTTGATGAGTAAAATATGAGCACAGTGTGAGTTACAGAGCCAAATTACTCTAACAGGGATGACAATGCCGCTGGCACTTTGGGTGGAAAGCAATTTACTGTAAATCTGCTGCTACTAAGTAATATTAAGAttgatgaaacattttaatgaataataCCATAAAATAATGATCATGAAAAAACAAGTTGCACTGAACACGACCTTGAGAAATATTGAAATTCAACTTCATTCAATTCAATAGATCTTCAAAGCCCCCTACTGATCATACTGGGCAAAAAcgcaacattaaaaaaaaaacaatacaaacaccATGAAAACCAGGGCACAAACACAGTAGGAAAAATGTAGTTATAAAATGTGTCATGAAGCTACAAAGAGGATTTTGTGGTTTACCTGCTCTTTTGATGATCTCCCAGACTGCTGCAGGTGTGGCAGGCACCATGGATCTCTGGTCCAGACACAGCTTACCGATGTTCACAATATGGAAGCCATCCACATCCTTCTCTGGAGCGATGGCATTACATACTGCTCGCTCATTGATGTGCTCTGACGAGGGGAGGGAGTAGAACAGATACTCAATTATATAACGTATAATTACAattcaagtttaaaaaaatgtaaaaaagtgtAAGGAAcaaatactatactataattTACTATAATGGAAATTTACTTATTTAACTAAAGGCCACCATCATTCAATTTTCACACAGCTTCCACAATGATTTTTCGCATGTTAGGAAAGACTTATTTGGATGCGATCAATGCAAATTGAACTGTACAGACCAGCTCATTTGTTTAACTTTGACATCGGTGAGGAAAACTCATGTGCAGCTGCGGCGCCTGTGTTTACCGGGAAGTGGCAGCTGCACCAACAGGCCGCTGACCCTCCAGTCACGGTTCATCTTGTCAATCAGCTCCAGCAACTCCTCCTGGGAGACCGAGCTCGGCCGCACCACTGTGTCACTGGAAATACCTGGAGAGCacatacacatcacacacagtccacattcaaaatgttgcCATGTGCATGTTAGTTTACagttttaacattcattttgcttatgaaaaatgtgttgatCCATATGTCCATGCATgcctaaaaatgtaaaacacaataGGTAGATCTTTGTTAAAGTATGTTTGTTGATCTGCATGATACATATTATGCCTACAGTGTTCAGGAATGCATGTAATGCTCATATCTGACCCAGGATGCTGGCTGCCCGGGTCTTGTTCTTAACATAGGTACGACTGGCTGGGTCGTCCCCCACTAAGACCACTCCTAGGTGGGGTCTCATGTTGCCCTGAGCTACCAGCTCTTCCACATCACGCTGGATTTCTCTGTGGAGCTGACGAGCCAACTCTGTCCCCGAAATCACCACAGCAGCATGCCTGGAGAGGTAAATCGTAAAGACGTGAATTAAtgcacatacaacacacacgaCATCACGGGTTGCAAAACAGACCTAAAGCCAAAAATATTTATCACACATTATTCCAAATAAATCTGTGACGACTAGATGATTAATCAGtttgttgattgacagaaattttatcagcaacaattttaataattgattaatctgagtcattgtcaagcaaaaatgcccaaaattaactggtcccagcttctcaaatgtgaaaatattctggTATTCTGTTATAGTGGATTGAATATCttgcaatttgaagatgtcaacCTGGGCGCTGCCCTTGTGTATAGTATACAGTAGATCACAACGCGTGTAGAAAGAGATGCACACTTGCACATcaactgaacacatttttaatcatgGCGCAAGGGATGGCCGAGTCGCtccgtccaccactttggtccagactaggaatatctcaataactattaaatggattaccatgaaatgtggtcgtggtcctcagaggatgaatcctacaaactttggtgatctcctggcttttcatctagcgccaccatgaggttgaaagttgtggttttaagtgaaatattcCATCTGGATGAATTGTCATCTCTTTTGTGATGCCCTAACTCATCTAGCATTTAAGGTACCTTTTAAGGCGTTTTTAAACGTTAATTTGCAGTTTTTAACAAAGCAAACTAGTTTAACAGCAACACTTCAGAGGCGTAGTACAcctggtgttttttgttttttggtgtatGCTGCTACAAATTTAGGTGACAACTAAGGTCAAGTATTTTTGATTTCAAGTAAAA from the Enoplosus armatus isolate fEnoArm2 chromosome 4, fEnoArm2.hap1, whole genome shotgun sequence genome contains:
- the LOC139284497 gene encoding bifunctional methylenetetrahydrofolate dehydrogenase/cyclohydrolase 2, mitochondrial-like; translated protein: MAASVSPLRSSFRICSPLTLHHHCCRAKLRMHRKCESQRRHLHQSATRHAAVVISGTELARQLHREIQRDVEELVAQGNMRPHLGVVLVGDDPASRTYVKNKTRAASILGISSDTVVRPSSVSQEELLELIDKMNRDWRVSGLLVQLPLPEHINERAVCNAIAPEKDVDGFHIVNIGKLCLDQRSMVPATPAAVWEIIKRAGIETVGKNVLVAGRSKNVGMPIAMLLHTDRNHERPGGDATVTIAHRCTPKEQLKELTSLADVIIAAAGVPRLITADMVKEGAAVIDVGINRILDPKTGKLRLIGDVDFEGVKEKAGFITPVPGGVGPMTVAMLMKNTVTAARNALMH